A stretch of DNA from Vanrija pseudolonga chromosome 6, complete sequence:
GATGGTGCGGCCAACCTCGCGGCCGTGGTTGCCTGCGACGTTCCagtgctcgacgcggcggctgAAGCCGTCCGGGAACTGGGGGTAGTGCGCAATGTCGCCGATCGCGTACACGTTCTTGTGGCCCGCGACGCGGAGGTACTCGTCGAccgtgacgccgccgtcgcgctcgagcgcgatgcTCGACGCCTTGAGGAAGTCGGTCGCGGGGCGCACGCCCGTGCCGACGATAACGACCGACGCGGGGAGGGTACCAATGTCCTTGATCTGGATGCCTGcgaccttcttgccgtcgggcgaggcggtgagCGCCTCGATCTTGGCACCGCGGTGCAGCGTGATGCCCTGGCCCTCGAGGTTCTGTTGCTGTCAGCAGCGAACCTACACCTTCACCCACCTTGACGAGCGAGAGGCCGACGTCACGACCGAGGATGTTCTCGAACGGcacctcgtcaacgccgacAACAACGAGGCTCTTGTGCTCCTTCTTGGCGAGCGCCTGAGCCGCCTCGATACCAATGAAGCTGGTgccgatgatgacgacgtcggcgtcggggccAAGCGCGTCGTTGACAGCCTTGACGTCGGACGTGTGGCGGATCGTAACGACGCCATCCAGGTCGATGCCGGGGATGGGAATCTTGCGCGGGATCGAGCCGGGCGCAAGCACCAGGTGGTCGTACTTGACCGAAGCCCCCTTGTCCGTCGTGACCGTCTGCGCCTGCGTGTCGATGGCGGTGACCGACGTGCCGAgctgcagctcgacgccaaagTCGTTGGTGAGCACCTCGGGCGTGCGCCACTCGACCTtggtcgcgtcgtcgaccaggccCTTGGACAGCTTGGTGCGGTCGATGGGCGCGTACGGCTCGGCCGAGATGACGGTGATGTCGCCGGCGTAGTcgcgctggggtcagctaAAGGGCAGAGGGTATCAGCTCACCTCGCGCAGGCTCTCAATGGTGTGGatcgcgcccgcgccgccgccgacaatgacgaccTTCAGCTTCTGCGTCGCGGCGATgggcttgcgcgcgcgcgggatCACGCGCccgaccttggccttgacctccttCTCGGATGCGCTGACGAAGatcttgccgtccttgatCTCGACAGCGTACTTCCACAGCGAGTCGAGGCCGGGCGAGTCCTCAATGTCGCCGGTGGTGACGTTGAAGCAGGCTgaggcgtcagcggcgccgaaGTAACGACTCACCATTGTGCCAGGGGCACACGAGGCGGCCGCTCGAGTCGAGCACGCCCTCTGGTCATCGTCAGCTGTTGCATGTCGCCTTGGGCTCACTCTCAAGCGGCGCGCCGTACTAAGCGTCAGCACTTCCCACCGCTATGTCACTCACATGCGTGCAGTGGGCAGACGTCGCGTGCTGCTGTCAGTGCGCTCCTCGCAGCCTGGCGactcaccacctcgcccttgacgCGCGAGAGGAGGATCTTGGTGCCGTCAAACTCGACGGCCTtgtgctcgccctcggcgaggtccttgtcgtcgaggacggggaGGGTCTTGATTAAGGACATGGTAGAGTAGTAGCGGGGGATGGAGAGGATGCGTGCGGGGGAGACGGTCGGCGTGAGGATGATGCGGCGAAGGGGGAGGAGAGATGTGCGGCGCAGTCCTAGGATCATGAACT
This window harbors:
- the aif1 gene encoding Apoptosis-inducing factor 1, whose translation is MILGLRRTSLLPLRRIILTPTVSPARILSIPRYYSTMSLIKTLPVLDDKDLAEGEHKAVEFDGTKILLSRVKGEVHATSAHCTHYGAPLEKGVLDSSGRLVCPWHNACFNVTTGDIEDSPGLDSLWKYAVEIKDGKIFVSASEKEVKAKVGRVIPRARKPIAATQKLKVVIVGGGAGAIHTIESLRERDYAGDITVISAEPYAPIDRTKLSKGLVDDATKVEWRTPEVLTNDFGVELQLGTSVTAIDTQAQTVTTDKGASVKYDHLVLAPGSIPRKIPIPGIDLDGVVTIRHTSDVKAVNDALGPDADVVIIGTSFIGIEAAQALAKKEHKSLVVVGVDEVPFENILGRDVGLSLVKNLEGQGITLHRGAKIEALTASPDGKKVAGIQIKDIGTLPASVVIVGTGVRPATDFLKASSIALERDGGVTVDEYLRVAGHKNVYAIGDIAHYPQFPDGFSRRVEHWNVAGNHGREVGRTIANPDQPAAYRRAPHFWSTIGKGLRFVSTGAPSDETYFDGSAEDLKFVLYQAKGGKITTVASMGRDPIVAKASELFIEGKLPTLDEIRNGKSLLDIQT